The genomic segment TCATCGCCGCCGTGGCGGTGAAGGAGGGCCGGGCGGCGTGGCGCGGTGATGCCTGCTGCGCCGTCCCGCCGACCGCGCCCCTCGCCGACACCCCCGCCGGTACCGCCGCAGCGGGAAACGGTGCTGGTGAGAGTGACGCGTGCGGGTGCCGGCCGGGCTGCTCCTGCTGCTCCGCAGACGCGACCTGACGGCACTGACCATCGGGCGGCGGATGCCGCCGGCAACACCGGCCGCGTCCGGATGCCACCGACCCAGCCGACTATGGCCGGTAATCTCCTGCTCGCCGGCGCAGCCATAGCCGAGCTGCCGCCCCCGCCGCACCGTACAGTCGGCATTTGATGGACGCGGTGTGCAAGATCGCTGGGGGTGCCGCCGCCGGCCTGCTTCTGGTGTGGTTGGCGCTGATCGCGGCGTTGCTGGCTTATCCTGCCGTTCCGATCGACCTGATTCCCGAAGTCATTCCAGTCATCGGCTACGCTGATGACGCGATCATCGTAGCTCTGGCGTTGCGGTCGGTGGCCCGCCGCGCCGGGGGCGCCGGCGTTGCGTCGGCATTGGCCCGGCAGCCCGGCCGGACCCGGCGCGATCCTGGAAGCGGCCGGCATCCGCGGCTGACCGTGATCCGATGAACGGTGATCCGGTGGTGGAGTGCTGTTGACCCGACGACCGGCTGAAGAGCGGGCCTGCGAGCGAGGTCAGTCTGCTGTCGAGGCGGGAATCTGCCATAGTGCGCTGACTGGCATGGCGCGGAGTCTGTCGCCAAACGGCAGTGTGGCGGTTCCGGTGTAGAGGACGATGCCGACGATGAAATCGTCGCCGAGGCGGTCGGCGAGTCGGCGTAGGCCGCGGAAGTCGTCGGGTCCGACGGTGCTGGCTGCTTTGACCTCGATCCCGACCACCTGACCAGCTCGGTTCTCGAGCACCGCGTCGACTTCGTACCTGCTCTGGTCGCGGTAGTGGGACAGGTCGACGGGCTGCTCGGACCAGGTGAGCTGGCGGGAGAGTTCGGACAGGACGAATGATTCGAGCAGCGGGCCGAACGGTGCTCCCGGCCGGAGCAGTGCCCGGGCGTCGGTCGCGGTCTCGTTGGCGGCGATGCCCGAGTCGACGAAGATCAGCTTTGGCGCCGCGGTGGCGCGGGTGCCGATGTTGCGGGACCAGCCGGGAATCCGTTTGATCAGGAAGATCTCTTCCAGCGCCTGGAGGTAGCGGGCGATCGTCGGCCGGCTCAGTCCGAGGGCGGATTCGAGGGAGTTGGCGGCGATGACGGTCGCGGACCTGGCCGCGAGGAGGCGTACCAGTTTGCGTAGCTCGCCCTTGTGCTGGATGTCGGACAGCTGCCGGACGTCGCGGTCGATGAGCGCCTGGACGTAGGCGTCGAGGAATCGTTGGCGGCGGCGTGGGTCGGTGCGGGTGGTGGCCTCGGGTAGGCCGCCGCGCACGATCCTGGCTGCGTAGTCGGCGCGGGTCACGTCCGACTCGTGTCGCAGGTCCGGGCCGAGCGTGAAGACGGCGTCGATGAATCCGTCCAGTGCTCCGTCGAGTTCGCCTTGGGAGAATGGCCAGAGCTCGACCGTTTCCATCCGGCCGGGCAGCGCGTCCGGCGCAGCCACCATTCCGAACAGCCGAGACGATCCGGTGAGCAGGTACCGGCCAGGACGGGGATCCACGTCGACGGCGGCCTTGATGGCCAACAGGAGCTCCGGAGCGCGCTGGATCTCGTCGATGACCAAGAGCTCGGAGGAGTCCACGAACCCGACTGGATCGGCGATCGCCGCCGCCCGGTCCTGAGCCCGAAACAAGATCGCGGCGCTCGGCGAGACGATCGCCGGCGACGATGCGGACCAGCGTGCTCTTGCCTGTCTGGCGTGCTCCGCTGATCAGGACGACGCGGGTGTCGGTCAGTGCGGCGTCGACCTGCGCGGCGGCCCGACGTGGAATCAGGTGCGATGTCGGCACGACACCATGACAGCCAGTGAGGTTTCGATCTGCGAGGCGTTCGCATTCGATTTGCGGTAGGTATGCGTTCGAAATGCGGCGGCTCGGTGTTCGATTTGCGCGGCCTCTGGGGCGTTCTCGCGAGGGTCTACCGCTATGTCACGTTGTTGCGGGTAGTGGCGAGTTCGGGGGAAGGTGTCCTCCCAGCGCTGGCGGAGCTGGGATGGCAGCCAGAGGGTGGGCCAGAGCCGTCGGAGGAGGTCGGCGTCGAGCCAGGTGTTCGGGTCCTCGACGATGCTGGCTTCGGTGAGTACCACCTTGTGCATGTTTGCGCGCCGTGCGGAACGACGGGATGCGCGGCCGAGCGGTGCCTGCAGTGGAACTCCCCGCAACGACAGACCCGGCAGAACCCGGGTGAGCAACGCGTCCCGGTGTCACTGGCCGACCTCGCGGTGGCCACCGAGCGAGGTGACCGCGCGCTGGTGTTGTTCATGAACGACGTCGGCTACGCCACCTGCGACGTGGAGTGGGCGGGAACACCCCGGAGTCCGGCGGGGCGCCACTGAGTCGTGGCGGCACGGTGACCTGCTGCCCGGGCCGGTGCAGCGGCTGCTGCCGACCTCCACCGAGTTCGACGGTGGAGACATCAGCGTCAGCGGCAGGGTCAGCAGCCGAGTCCACCGGCTCGTCCTCGACCACGGCGACGGCTGAGCCTCGAGGTGCCACCCACTTCTCGCTCCGCGGGCGGGGTGGGTTGAACGGGCGCGGCCACCGGGCCGTAGACCCTGATGCCCGGGAGCGGTGGGTATGGCTGCGTGTGTTTCGTCCAGGTGTGGTCCTGGGCCGGGCGAACGACGGTCCGGGTGACGTGGGTGAACGTGGGCCACTCCCTGCCACCCGAGGTGAACCCCCAGGTCGCTAGACTAGGCCCTCGCGCCCTCGTAGCTCAGGGGATAGAGCATCGGTTTCCTAAACCGTGTGTCGCAAGTTCGAATCTTGCCGGGGGCACCTCAAAGATCAGCGGAAACACCGTCTGAGCAGTGCAAACACATCGTGATCGATGGCCTTCCGTGTGCAGTCGAATGCCGCCG from the Solwaraspora sp. WMMD1047 genome contains:
- a CDS encoding DUF1232 domain-containing protein, coding for MDAVCKIAGGAAAGLLLVWLALIAALLAYPAVPIDLIPEVIPVIGYADDAIIVALALRSVARRAGGAGVASALARQPGRTRRDPGSGRHPRLTVIR